Below is a window of Allomuricauda ruestringensis DSM 13258 DNA.
TAGAGAGACTGGTGTTATAGGACAAGGTAGTATGGAAGACGGAAATGGCAACTATGTACCCAACAATGTGGTAGTAAATGCCCAAAACTACTACAGTACCGCTTTCAGTCAGAATATTGCAGAATCTTCTGTTTTCGATGCTTCTTTCGTAAAATGGAGAGAATTGTCCTTAAGTTATGCGCTTCCTTCCAGACTGTTCAAAAATATGGCGGTACAATCTATAGACATTGGAGTGACCGCAAGAAACTTAGCATTATTATACAGAAAAGCACCACATATTGATCCAGAAACAGCATTTGGTGTAAATGTGGGACAACAAGGTTTGGAGTATGCTCAAACCCCTTCTGCACGTACCATTGGTATGACTCTTAATGTAAAATTCTAATTTAAAAAGACCATGAAAAATATATATAATTCTTTCGCTTTTCTTTTCACCCTAAGTCTTGGGTTAGCTCTTATAGGTTGTGATAGAGATTTCGAGGAAATCAATACAGATCCAGACGAGCCCACTGTGATTTCGGTAGATTTACAACTGGGCTTCATAGAGAGAGCTCTTATCAATGAACTTTATGATATTTTTACCGCTGGCGAATGCGCTTCAACTTGGCCTCAGCATATTTCCAAACCCATATATAATGATGCCGATAGATATTTTCCAAGACTAGGGGCCATTAACACTTTTTGGAACACACTCTACTTGAATGTAATTTCCGAAGCAGATGAAATGTACCTTTTGGCAGAAGAAGCAAACAACCAAGCGGTTCAAGGTACCGCCTTGACCCTAAAAGCCATTGCACTTCAAACCCTGACTGATGCATTCGGTAATATTCCGGCTAGTGAAGCGAATTTAGCAACCGATGGAAATTACAATCCTAAATATGATACCCAACAAGAGGTTTACACCCAAATATTTGAACTACTGGATGAGGCTATTGCCAAATTTAAATCTGGTGAAGGGGCTATCAACTCTGATCAGGATTTAATTTATGGAGGAGATGTATCTAAGTGGGTGAAATTTGCAACTTCAGTTAAATTCAGAGCCTTAATGAGGGTCTCTGAAACATCTCTTTTCAGTACAGCCGAATTACAATCTTTAATAGACTCCGGGGATTTGATTACAAATTCGTCCGACAATGCCTTTATCCAATTTTCCAGTATAACAGCACCCAACATAAATCCACATTATGGTACAGTCTTAAATGGGCGCGAAGCAGAATGGTGCATGGGAGAGGCTTTGGTTGATTTTATGTTGGCAGAAAATGACCCTCGCTTGGCAGTTTATGCCAATCCAAATGATGCCAATGAATATAGAGGTAAACCGGCAGGGTATATCAATCCCGGACTAAATGGTTATGGAGCTGGAACGGTTTCAGAAATCGGTGATGCATTCATGGCTGCGGATGCACCTTTGTACTTCATCACTGCTGCTCAAGTAAACCTTTTACTTGCTGAAGTTGCAGAAGTACATGGTATGGGTGGTGATCCAGAAGCGTATTTTAATGCTGGAGTTGCCGCTTCATTGGAACAAAATGGTTTAGATCCAGCAAGTTATACTCCCGCATACAATGGGTATCAATCAATTGCTGAACAATTATGGGTGGGAACTTTTTTACAAGGATATGAGACATGGGCCGAATGGAGAAGATCTGACATTCCTTCAAACCTAACTTTGGCGGTAGACCCTCAACCAGGCGTAAACAGTATTCCTACGAGATACACTTACACTAACGATGAAGTAGCGTTGAACGGATCCAATGTCAGCGAAGCAGTTGCAGATCAAGGAAGCGATGCCCTTACCACCAAGGTTTGGTGGGATGTAAACTAATCATTTAAACTTAAAGACAAAATATTATGAAACGTATAAAACTTTTATGGTTAGCTCTTATACTTGTTAGTATATTATCTGGGTGTGACTCAGAAGAAGAAGCTCAAGTATTACAAGAAAGAGATACTGCTGGTGTTCTTATAGACATTAGTGGATCGGGAAGCGTACAAGGAATTCCATTAACCCCTGAGAATTTGGAAAACTCCATAGTAGACTTTAGTGTAAATACTATTGAAATGAACGTGGAGAAAGTTTCTGGTATTGAAACAGATATATCCAAGTTCGAAATTGTCAAGCGATTTAATGGCGGAGCTGAAATAAGTGTGGGCTCATTTGAATCGGTTCCATTTACTTTCAGTTTAACATCATTAAATGAATTTATAGAAGAAACAGGAGTTTCTGCCGAAGAATTAAGGATAGGAGACGTATTTACCTTTACTGTTAAAGTTCATCAAAATGATGGCGATGTTTACCAATATTCTAATCAAAGTTTTAATTTGACAGTAAATTGTTTTGCCGATTTATCTGGCGCGTACACGGTTAGCAACTCCGTTTGTGGAGCTGGGTCCACTGGTACCATTCCAACAATTAACATATCTCAAACACCAGATGGAAATTGGTATTTAGAAACAGCTGATGGAGGGTTACTGCAATATTGTACCAGCAACACTGCTTTGGTGAACGATGGTACCATATCTGTAGTTTGCGGCGAAGTGTTGCCAACAAGTAACCTAGCTTTTTGTCCTGATTATGGGATCGGTTGTATTACAGGAGGCACTTGGGACCAAGAAAACGGTATCTTGGAACTTAAACTCAATGATGATTTTTTTGAAAATGGTGAATATACCGCCACGTATATAAGACAGTAAAAATAATTGATAAATTAATGAAGAGGGGCTTAATATTAAGCCCCTCTTTCGTTTCACATATCTATTTATCACTCTCTAAAGGGTATCCATCCATCCAAACCGGCCATCCATCAATTGGTGCCCAAAAATTCCATCCATTACATATAAGTTTGAACATATTCATCAAACTATTTGCAAAATGTTACAAAGTAATAAAAGGATGTCTAGAAATTTCCTGGTGGGAACCCTTCTTCTCTTTGTCCATGTCACATTTGGCCAAGATAGCCTTGAGGCCTCCCATAGACTGGACAACTTTTTATATAAAAGTTGCACCACTAACTATAATTTGGTTACTTCAGAGTCGGTTAAAAATATCCTGAAATATAATGTGTTCTACATCACTCAAGAGACCAAAAATATCTATGGTGAAAAAGAAAAGCAGGTCAATGAGTTTATCGTTATCGACAATGGAGAGCAAGTAAAACGATTTGAGCGCATTAAAACCAGTACCGACTTGCCTGAACTTACTAGTTATATTAGGGATGATTTTTTTTTGAACAAAGAATCCGCCCCGTATTTTCAAGTACTTTTAGATTACATATACCCTATTGCAGAATGGAAACCGGACAAAAGAGAGTTCTTTTTTAAAAATGGCAAATGGTATTTTCTCCGTGATGCCTATTTCCGCACCAAACAAGGTTTTGAAATCACAGTTGATTCCAAAGGAAAAATCACCCATATCTGCTATAAGATGAAATGGGATGAACCTGAAAGCAAATAATAATGCTCCAATAAAAAGCGCCTCCCGTTCAGGAGGCGTTTTATTATCTCATATCGCTAAATCCTAGTAGAATGTAGCTCTTTTATCTTCTATCTCTGCTTTGTCCTTCAAAGCATTGTAAACCGCACCATTGACCCTTGCAGCTGCACTTGTCTGCAAATTTTGAGCGTAGGTGCTATAGTTTTCTACATCTGGAGCTTCGGTTTTGTTGGTAACCTTGATCATGTACACCCCTGTGTTTCCTTTAATCAAATCGGAAGTCTGGTCTTTATCCATGGCAAACGCTGTTCCAACCACTAAAGGCTCCCTACCTGCTCCCGGCAAGGTTGGCGACGACAATGTTACTGCAGAGGCTGTGCTTTGACTTACATTATTGTCCGAAGCGATGGCATCCATGGCTTTTCCTTTGTTTGCTGCTATGATTTGTTTTGCCTTAAGCTCTTTTCTAATAGCTGGCAATGCTGTTGCTGAGGCATCTTCGGGGGCCATAAGTCCTTTTTTGTACTTTTTGGTCAACTGTACCACGGCATAGCCGTTGTTTACGTTAAATCGTTTAATATCCCCTACACTGGTGTCTTCGTTAAAAGCCCACTGTACAATGCTTCGTTGTGAACCAAGACCCGGAAGATTCTCTTCCATCTCCTTGATTTTGTTTACGGGTCTAACTGTGTAGCTGCTTTCTTTGGCAATATCCCCAAAGTTTTCTGGTTCTGCATCCATAACGGCCATTTCGTACTTGGTCGCATCGGTGAACAAGGTATTGATGGTCGTTTCTGATGGTTCAATTTCTCTTGCCAAGGTAGCTACCTGAACCACATCTTGTTTGTCGTCAACTTTAATTATGTGGTATCCAAATTGCGTTTCTACCAAACCAACTGTTCCCGTTGGATTTCCAAAACAAAAATCGTTGAACCCATCTGCCATTACCCCTTCTTGAAAATACCCAAGGTCTCCTCCACGTGGTGCGGAAGGGCCGTCTGAATTATCCCGCGCCAAAGCAGTGAAAATCACATCTTCTTTTCTGGCCTCGGCCAATAATCTTTTTGCCTCTGCCTCTGCCTCCTCTTTGGTTCTTGTAATAGATGGGTTGGCACGCTCAGCTCCTTCCCAGGTTATAAGGATATGACTTGCCTTTACGGTTCCATTTTCTTTTCTGTCCATTACTTTGGACACTTTATAAGAATCCCCATCCTTGTATGGTCCATATACTTCTCCAACACTCATCGCCATCAATGTATCGGCCACTACAGAAGGAAGGTCCTTTTTAGCTTTGTATATGGTATCAAGTTTGGTGTCAGAATATCTGTCCAGAAACGCGGCCATGTTTTTGGTATTTCTAAAACCAAGAATGGTATCGTTGGCATCCGTTGCCTCTGAATATTCAACAGAATCATCCATCAAAGCGGTAATCTCTTCTTTTACATTGTTCTCATCTTCTGCAGATGGTTTTTCCTCAAAATACACAAATCGGATATCACGGGCTTTGTCTTGTTCAAACAATGCTTTGTGGTCGTTGATGTACGCTTCGATATCACCTTTGGAAATTTTGATTGTACTATCAGCAATGGAAGTGTAAGGAATGCGAACGTATTGCAAATCCACCTTATCGTTGGCCATGTTATAGTTCATCTCTCCTTCGGTAAGGGTAGCAGTAACCCCTCCTTTTACCAAGTTGAAGTACATACGCTCCTTGGCCGCTTGTATAATGGATGCCTCATCTTGCAACCAGGCATCGTAACGCAAAGGGTCGTTTGCTTTCCAATCGGCAATGGCACTTTTAAAGACTTGTTCGTTAAATACTCCGTTCTCGTCTTGAAAATCTGGAATTTGGGCATAACCCGAAGTTCTCACAAATTCAATGATCTGGTCGCTTTCCACATCAATTCCCAATTCTTCGAACTGTTGGTTCAAAATGGTCTTTCTTACTTCTTGATCGTATACCATGTTCACCAACTGGGTTGAAGTAACACTGGGTCCATATCTTCTGGAAGCTGTTTCAACCTGAGCTCTAAACTCGTTGATGGGAATATTTTCTCCATTCACCTCTGCAACCGTGGAGCCTACTTTTCCACCAGAAAAATTGTCGCTGCTGAATACTCCCGATATTACGAATGCGAACAACGCCAAACCAATAATCAGAATAAGAACTGTTGTTCGTTTTCTAATATTCTCTAATATTGCCATTTTACTGCTTGTTTTCTTTAAATTCAGTGGGCGAAAATACCACTTTCTTTTCAAATAGGAAAGCCAAAAAAGGGACGGAAATTATTAATCTTCAGTATGAACGCGCACACTTACCAAATCTATTTTGGTAGTAGATACCTCCAAAATCTTGAAGGTGAAGTTGCCGACGGTCACTTCTGAATCCTGTTCGGGAATTTCACCCGTCTTATTTACGATCAATCCACCCAAGGTTTCATATTCTTCTCCTTCGGGTAGCTCCAATTTATAGTTTTCGTTAATGTAATCCACCTCCATACGGGCCGAAAACTTATACTCGGTCTCACTTATTTGTTCTTCATAAAGATCGGTGGAATCGTGTTCGTCTTCAATCTCCCCAAAAAGTTCCTCTATAATGTCCTCTACGGTCAAAATACCCGAGGTACCTCCGTATTCGTCCAATACAACGGCCATACTTTTACGTTTTTTGGTCAGTACATTTAATATATCCTGAATAAGCATGGTCTCAGGAACAAATTCAACGGGAAGCAATATACTTTTTATGGTCTTGGGCTTTTTGAACAGCTCGTAGGAGTGCACATAACCGATTATTTCGTCAATACTGTCTTTATAAATCAGAATTTTTGAATAACCGGTTTCAGAAAATAGTTTGGCAAGGTTTTTTGGTGTCTCGCTGATTTCTACCGCGGTAATCTCGGTACGGGGCACCATTACTTCCCTCGCTTTTACGGTTGAAAACTCCAATGCATTCTGAAAAATCTGTATTTCGGAATCTACATCATCCTCTTCCTCAACGGTTTCCATTTGCTCATTGATATAATCCCCCAATTCCAGTTTGGTGAAGGACAGTTGTACCTCATCACCCTCGGTTTTGAAAAACACCCTCAAGATAAAATCGGATACTTTGATTACAAACCAAGATATAACAGAGAACAAGAGGTAAAAAAAATAGGCGGGTACTGCAAAAACCTTAATCAGGGCATTGGAATATATCTGAAAAAACACCTTGGGCAAAAATTCCGCTGTCAACAAAATCAACAAGGTTGAAATGACCGTTTGGGAAAGCAAACTGAAATCTGATAACAGGGCATTTAAGAACTGATAATTTGTCGGCAACAAGTTTTGAAACCAGTCCATAAGTACATCTCCCATAAAAAGTCCGTATACAACCAGTGCAATGTTATTGCCTATGAGCATGGTGGCAATAAATTTTGAAGGTTTATCGGTAAGCAGGGTAAGCACCTTGGCCAAGAAACCTTCTTGCTTTTTCTCTATTTCAATATGAATTTTGTTGGCTGAAACGAAGGCAATCTCCATTCCTGAGAAAAATGCTGAAAACAGCAGGGAAAGAACTATAATAATAAGGGAGGAATCCAATGTTATTGTTGATTATCCTTTTTTCGTTGTTCAAAGCGTTTGCGATATCTTCTTCTGAAAATGAACATAGCAATGGAAACCACCGCAAAGAAGATAAATATGTAGGTATCCTTTGGATTTACGCTCCAAAGTGTAACAATCTTATAAATGGAAATGACCGCTACGGCCAAGTATAGGTATTCTGTGTATCGTAAAATTTTGATCATCCTATTCTTCTTTAATCGTCATTAATCCGTAGGTCTTGTGGGCCTTGAAAAAAGTGAAATCCTTATTAAAATCCATTCCTTCGCCGTCCATTACGGTTCCATCTTCAGGATTGGTGTATTTAAATGCGGCTTCGGTAAAAATCCAATTGTTCTTTCTATCAAAGTACAACTGGTCTGTCTCCAGTTTTTTTCCATCATGGCTTTCTATTACCACATTTCCTTGCAAATCTATCAAATTGGTCTGTGAATATACAATACCATAATCGGCTACAATAACACTTTTTTGGTTTTTTTCATCGTAAAAATCAACCTGAAGTCCTTTTGGGAAGGTACGGAATTTAAACCTTTGATTGTCAAAATCTTCGGACAATGGGCTTCTAAGCACGGCCACTACCCTCGAACTGGCAGAGTCTTGGGTGCTCATGGCCTCTACCGTCTCCGTATAGGTCAAAGTAAAATTTTGTGCCACACCTTGTGGAAACAAAGGTTTAACGGCTTCCTCGCCCACCCTTTGGTAATCGTCACCACATGACATAAAAAGGATTGCCACGGTAAAAACCGTGGCAAAGCTCTTTAAAATATGTCCTGATGTTTGTTTCACTACAGATTAGGTACCGTAACACTACCTCCTACCCAACAGCTGAAAGAAATGCTTTGACCCGCTTTTCCTGAGCTGAAGATCATCTCTTTGGACGGTGCCTTGGCAGCATAACTGGCCGCTGTTTGATTGGCACGGCTACTTAGAGCAGGGTCTACCCTACCGGCTTTTCTGGCCATATCGGCAGCTTTCCAATAAATTGCTCTCTTTTCGAACGGTGTACTACCACAAGCGTTTGCACTGGATGCG
It encodes the following:
- the lptC gene encoding LPS export ABC transporter periplasmic protein LptC, yielding MKQTSGHILKSFATVFTVAILFMSCGDDYQRVGEEAVKPLFPQGVAQNFTLTYTETVEAMSTQDSASSRVVAVLRSPLSEDFDNQRFKFRTFPKGLQVDFYDEKNQKSVIVADYGIVYSQTNLIDLQGNVVIESHDGKKLETDQLYFDRKNNWIFTEAAFKYTNPEDGTVMDGEGMDFNKDFTFFKAHKTYGLMTIKEE
- a CDS encoding SusD/RagB family nutrient-binding outer membrane lipoprotein; amino-acid sequence: MKNIYNSFAFLFTLSLGLALIGCDRDFEEINTDPDEPTVISVDLQLGFIERALINELYDIFTAGECASTWPQHISKPIYNDADRYFPRLGAINTFWNTLYLNVISEADEMYLLAEEANNQAVQGTALTLKAIALQTLTDAFGNIPASEANLATDGNYNPKYDTQQEVYTQIFELLDEAIAKFKSGEGAINSDQDLIYGGDVSKWVKFATSVKFRALMRVSETSLFSTAELQSLIDSGDLITNSSDNAFIQFSSITAPNINPHYGTVLNGREAEWCMGEALVDFMLAENDPRLAVYANPNDANEYRGKPAGYINPGLNGYGAGTVSEIGDAFMAADAPLYFITAAQVNLLLAEVAEVHGMGGDPEAYFNAGVAASLEQNGLDPASYTPAYNGYQSIAEQLWVGTFLQGYETWAEWRRSDIPSNLTLAVDPQPGVNSIPTRYTYTNDEVALNGSNVSEAVADQGSDALTTKVWWDVN
- a CDS encoding SurA N-terminal domain-containing protein produces the protein MAILENIRKRTTVLILIIGLALFAFVISGVFSSDNFSGGKVGSTVAEVNGENIPINEFRAQVETASRRYGPSVTSTQLVNMVYDQEVRKTILNQQFEELGIDVESDQIIEFVRTSGYAQIPDFQDENGVFNEQVFKSAIADWKANDPLRYDAWLQDEASIIQAAKERMYFNLVKGGVTATLTEGEMNYNMANDKVDLQYVRIPYTSIADSTIKISKGDIEAYINDHKALFEQDKARDIRFVYFEEKPSAEDENNVKEEITALMDDSVEYSEATDANDTILGFRNTKNMAAFLDRYSDTKLDTIYKAKKDLPSVVADTLMAMSVGEVYGPYKDGDSYKVSKVMDRKENGTVKASHILITWEGAERANPSITRTKEEAEAEAKRLLAEARKEDVIFTALARDNSDGPSAPRGGDLGYFQEGVMADGFNDFCFGNPTGTVGLVETQFGYHIIKVDDKQDVVQVATLAREIEPSETTINTLFTDATKYEMAVMDAEPENFGDIAKESSYTVRPVNKIKEMEENLPGLGSQRSIVQWAFNEDTSVGDIKRFNVNNGYAVVQLTKKYKKGLMAPEDASATALPAIRKELKAKQIIAANKGKAMDAIASDNNVSQSTASAVTLSSPTLPGAGREPLVVGTAFAMDKDQTSDLIKGNTGVYMIKVTNKTEAPDVENYSTYAQNLQTSAAARVNGAVYNALKDKAEIEDKRATFY